One Lottiidibacillus patelloidae genomic region harbors:
- the pknB gene encoding Stk1 family PASTA domain-containing Ser/Thr kinase produces MIGKRLNARYQLDQVIGDGGMATVYKAKDVILDRDVAVKVLRPEHGNDPEFIRRFHREAQAATSLAHPNVVSVYDAGEDKELHYIVMELVEGQTLKKYINENKPLSLTKVINIMTQLTDGIAHAHDNNIIHRDIKPQNILIDNEGTIKVTDFGIALASSSYTITHTMSVLGSVHYLSPEQARGGLVNEKSDIYSLGIVLYELVTGRVPFSGDTAVSVAIKHLQGEVPSPRKWNPNLPQSFENVILKAMARDPKYRYKTVKDMQLDIETALLESRRGERRFVIPTIDEEHTRAIPNITTEAQLKRMKKEQQPMKPNNKKAFIFFSILFFLILSTVFASIVFPKILSVNDVDVPNVVGMNEAQAKIVLNKYDLQLKTQEVYDNTVPVGQIIEQIPNADIAVKEGSSIKVKVSLGKKPIILDRFVGQTKESIEETLSQLGITNYEFVEEVNENYPENIVFDQEPGFGERFSLETDVLTLYVSVKQPTFPIDNLIGLSQEDVYRYMNDKNLSIIHQEQYSDTIEKGYVIAQNPGFGTEVERGTEIEVVFSKGPNPNQPITVYKEIKINIPNQSNNETYDIQISYSDANHENSLFISETISETTTYTVPLTINPNSTGSYKVYINGNMKDEKVFRYEDEKNR; encoded by the coding sequence TTGATTGGGAAACGGTTAAATGCTCGATATCAACTTGATCAAGTAATTGGTGACGGCGGAATGGCCACGGTTTATAAAGCGAAAGATGTCATTTTAGATCGTGACGTTGCAGTTAAAGTACTTCGACCAGAACACGGAAATGATCCTGAGTTTATACGCCGCTTTCATCGTGAAGCGCAGGCCGCTACTAGTTTAGCTCATCCTAATGTTGTTAGTGTTTATGATGCTGGAGAAGATAAAGAACTTCATTACATTGTCATGGAACTTGTTGAAGGGCAAACGTTAAAAAAATATATTAATGAAAATAAACCACTATCACTAACAAAAGTAATTAATATTATGACCCAATTAACGGATGGTATTGCACATGCCCATGATAACAACATCATTCATCGTGATATTAAACCACAAAATATATTAATTGATAACGAAGGTACTATTAAAGTAACGGATTTCGGTATTGCCCTTGCGTCTAGCTCTTATACAATTACCCATACGATGTCAGTATTAGGCTCAGTTCACTATTTATCACCAGAGCAAGCTCGTGGTGGTCTAGTTAATGAAAAGTCTGATATTTACTCGCTGGGTATTGTTCTTTATGAGCTTGTAACTGGTCGTGTGCCATTTTCTGGTGATACTGCTGTTTCTGTTGCAATTAAGCATTTGCAAGGTGAAGTACCTTCGCCAAGAAAATGGAATCCAAATCTGCCACAAAGCTTTGAAAATGTCATATTAAAAGCAATGGCAAGGGATCCAAAGTACCGCTACAAGACAGTTAAAGATATGCAATTAGATATCGAAACAGCGTTGCTCGAGTCAAGAAGAGGAGAACGACGTTTTGTTATTCCTACAATTGACGAAGAACATACAAGAGCAATACCAAATATTACAACAGAAGCTCAACTTAAGAGAATGAAGAAGGAACAACAACCGATGAAACCAAACAATAAAAAAGCATTTATTTTTTTCTCGATCTTATTTTTTCTTATATTAAGTACAGTTTTCGCAAGTATCGTATTTCCTAAAATACTTTCTGTTAATGATGTTGACGTCCCAAATGTTGTTGGAATGAATGAGGCGCAGGCAAAAATTGTTTTAAACAAATATGATTTGCAACTAAAGACTCAGGAAGTTTACGATAATACTGTTCCTGTAGGGCAAATTATTGAACAAATCCCCAACGCCGATATAGCCGTAAAAGAAGGTAGTTCAATAAAGGTAAAAGTTAGTTTAGGTAAAAAGCCTATCATCTTAGACCGCTTCGTTGGGCAAACAAAAGAAAGTATTGAAGAAACATTATCACAATTAGGAATTACAAATTATGAATTTGTCGAAGAGGTAAACGAAAATTATCCTGAAAATATCGTCTTTGATCAAGAACCGGGATTTGGTGAAAGGTTTTCTTTAGAAACGGATGTGCTTACTCTCTATGTAAGTGTAAAGCAACCAACGTTTCCTATTGATAACTTAATTGGCTTATCACAAGAAGATGTTTATCGTTATATGAACGATAAAAACCTATCAATTATTCACCAAGAGCAATATTCTGATACAATTGAAAAGGGTTATGTCATTGCGCAAAATCCTGGATTTGGAACTGAAGTAGAGCGTGGAACGGAAATAGAAGTTGTATTTTCGAAAGGTCCGAATCCTAATCAACCAATTACAGTGTATAAAGAAATAAAAATTAACATTCCGAATCAATCGAATAATGAAACATATGATATTCAGATTTCCTATAGCGATGCAAACCATGAAAATAGTTTGTTTATAAGTGAAACAATATCAGAAACGACGACGTACACAGTTCCATTGACGATTAACCCTAATAGTACGGGATCTTACAAAGTTTATATAAATGGAAACATGAAAGATGAAAAAGTATTTCGTTATGAAGACGAAAAAAACAGATAA
- the rpe gene encoding ribulose-phosphate 3-epimerase, with amino-acid sequence MVKIAPSILSADFAKLGAEIKDVENGGADYIHVDVMDGHFVPNITIGPLIVDAIRPHTTLPLDVHLMIENPDQYIEQFAKAGADIISVHVEACKHLHRTVHFIKSLGVKAGVVINPATPVAMIEDIITDVDLVLLMTVNPGFGGQSFIKSVVPKIRQVADLTKKHNLSIDIEIDGGVNPETAKICVEAGANVLVAGSAVFNYEDRKAAIQAIKNNI; translated from the coding sequence ATGGTCAAAATAGCACCTTCTATTCTTTCTGCTGATTTTGCAAAACTTGGCGCAGAAATTAAGGACGTGGAAAATGGCGGCGCAGATTATATACACGTTGATGTAATGGATGGTCATTTCGTCCCTAATATTACGATAGGACCATTAATTGTTGATGCGATTCGGCCGCATACTACCTTACCATTAGATGTGCATTTAATGATTGAAAATCCAGATCAATATATTGAGCAGTTTGCCAAAGCAGGTGCAGATATAATTTCAGTTCATGTTGAAGCTTGTAAACACTTGCACCGGACAGTTCATTTTATTAAAAGTCTCGGTGTCAAAGCTGGAGTTGTGATAAATCCTGCAACACCTGTAGCAATGATAGAAGATATTATTACCGATGTTGACCTTGTTTTACTTATGACAGTAAACCCTGGTTTTGGAGGGCAGAGCTTTATAAAAAGTGTCGTACCAAAAATTCGTCAAGTTGCAGATTTAACAAAGAAGCATAACCTTTCAATTGATATTGAAATTGATGGTGGTGTAAATCCAGAAACGGCTAAAATTTGCGTAGAGGCGGGAGCGAATGTTTTAGTGGCGGGGTCTGCTGTATTTAACTATGAAGACAGAAAAGCGGCTATTCAAGCAATTAAAAACAATATTTAA
- the rsgA gene encoding ribosome small subunit-dependent GTPase A: MPEGKIIKALSGFYYVLSNSEVYQCRGRGVFRKRNISPLVGDYVTFEPETMTEGTVVEIAERKNELIRPPIANVDQAILVFSATQPQFSDVLLDRFLVLVEAKHLKPIICISKVDLLSDEELKNIVQYKNLYESIGYDVLLTSTETKEGIEQLRPFLEKGVSVFAGQSGVGKSSMLNALNEELNLETNEISSHLGRGKHTTRHVELMPVGDGFVADTPGFSSLDFEEMEPEDLTLCFPEMREVMDNCKFRGCLHQSEPKCAVKAAVEEGTISAARYKHYEAFLAEIKEQRRY; encoded by the coding sequence ATGCCAGAGGGAAAGATTATAAAAGCGTTAAGTGGGTTTTACTATGTATTAAGTAATTCGGAAGTATACCAATGTCGAGGGAGAGGCGTATTTCGTAAGCGAAATATTTCTCCGCTTGTAGGTGATTATGTAACCTTTGAACCTGAAACGATGACAGAAGGAACAGTTGTTGAGATTGCTGAGCGTAAAAATGAATTAATTAGACCGCCTATAGCTAATGTTGATCAAGCAATTCTCGTATTTTCAGCGACTCAACCACAATTTAGCGATGTCCTTCTTGACCGTTTTTTAGTATTAGTAGAAGCTAAACATTTAAAGCCGATTATTTGCATTTCAAAAGTAGATTTATTGTCAGACGAAGAATTGAAAAATATTGTTCAATACAAAAATCTGTATGAAAGCATTGGTTATGATGTTTTACTTACTTCTACAGAAACGAAAGAAGGGATTGAACAACTGCGTCCATTTTTAGAAAAAGGTGTCAGTGTGTTCGCTGGTCAATCAGGTGTTGGTAAATCTTCGATGCTAAATGCATTAAATGAAGAGTTGAATTTGGAAACAAATGAAATTTCTAGCCACCTTGGTCGTGGAAAGCATACGACAAGGCATGTCGAGCTTATGCCAGTAGGGGATGGTTTTGTTGCTGATACTCCAGGCTTTAGTTCTTTAGACTTTGAGGAAATGGAACCCGAAGACTTAACGCTTTGCTTTCCTGAAATGCGCGAAGTAATGGATAATTGTAAGTTCAGAGGCTGCTTGCACCAATCTGAACCTAAATGTGCAGTGAAGGCTGCTGTTGAAGAAGGAACCATTTCGGCAGCGCGTTATAAACACTATGAGGCATTTTTAGCTGAAATAAAAGAGCAACGGAGGTATTAA